A DNA window from Desulfobacterales bacterium contains the following coding sequences:
- the xdhA gene encoding xanthine dehydrogenase molybdenum-binding subunit XdhA, translating to MAIGKSVKRVDAVAKVTGRAKYTDDFYMPGMLVAKYLRSTMAHGRVKKIDTRKARELPGVEAVFTYEDVPKSLYATAGHPYSLDPAHKDVEDRLLLTEHVRYWGDEIAIVVAENNIVLQEALKLIEVEYETYEPLVDPQTSLAKGAREIHAGSKNVIGESEYTVGGKIEDALSRADITLDNQYRTQMCQHCHIENHIAYAYMDDLEHIVVVSSTQIPHIARRIVGEALDIPWGRIRIVKPYIGGGFGAKQDVILEPMVAFLTLKLDGRPVKIDLSREECMIGTRTRHPFDIKMRAGANQDGTLVALEIDAVANTGAYASHGHSVAGAAGSKSRSLYPRAAMHYHAKTVYTNTPTAGAMRAYGAPQVIFAVECIVEEAARKIGMDPVAFRVQNVARQGDADPLTGERFESCGLIECLQKGKDLIDWDKKRAAWRKKQTGPLRHGLGVACFSYASGTYPACLEIAGARIILNQDASLHIQVGATEIGQGLDTIVAQMAAETVGVPYAVVHVVSTQDTDVAPFDTGAYASRQAYVASNAVFRAARELKAKILEHAGRVTGILGGELDILNGDIVDRKDPARKVIALKEVALDAYYDKQHGGQLTADVSHKTCTNAPTFGCTFVEIEVDIPLCKVEIKEIYNVHDSGVILHPVMAKGQVHGGVAMGIAAGLYEEMKIDSETGKIYNNNFLDYKIPTVVDVPDIGCEFVETYEPSSGYGNKALGEPPIISPPPAIRNAIYDATGIAINELPMTPHTLFRYFKKAGLI from the coding sequence ATGGCAATTGGCAAATCTGTTAAACGGGTCGATGCGGTGGCGAAGGTAACCGGCCGAGCTAAGTATACCGACGACTTTTACATGCCCGGCATGTTGGTGGCCAAATATTTACGCAGCACCATGGCTCATGGCCGTGTGAAAAAAATTGATACCCGCAAAGCAAGAGAGCTCCCCGGGGTGGAAGCCGTATTCACGTATGAAGATGTTCCCAAAAGCCTTTATGCCACTGCCGGCCATCCATACTCACTGGATCCGGCCCACAAGGACGTCGAAGACCGCCTGCTGCTCACCGAGCATGTCCGCTACTGGGGTGATGAAATCGCCATCGTGGTGGCCGAAAACAATATTGTTTTGCAAGAGGCACTTAAGCTGATCGAGGTGGAATACGAGACCTATGAGCCCCTGGTCGATCCGCAGACCTCGCTGGCGAAAGGCGCACGCGAGATTCATGCTGGATCCAAGAATGTGATTGGTGAGTCTGAATATACCGTGGGCGGCAAAATCGAAGATGCTCTTAGTCGTGCCGACATTACCCTGGACAACCAATACCGTACACAGATGTGCCAGCACTGCCATATCGAAAATCATATTGCCTATGCTTACATGGATGACCTGGAGCACATCGTTGTGGTGTCATCGACCCAAATTCCACACATTGCCAGAAGAATCGTCGGTGAGGCTTTAGACATACCGTGGGGGCGAATCCGAATTGTTAAACCCTATATCGGTGGCGGATTCGGTGCCAAACAGGATGTCATTCTTGAACCCATGGTGGCTTTTCTAACCTTGAAATTGGATGGACGACCGGTCAAGATCGATCTGTCTCGTGAAGAGTGTATGATCGGCACCCGAACGCGTCACCCCTTTGACATAAAGATGCGCGCCGGCGCCAATCAAGATGGAACCCTGGTGGCGCTGGAAATAGATGCAGTGGCCAATACGGGTGCCTATGCATCTCACGGGCATTCGGTAGCCGGTGCCGCCGGTTCAAAATCCCGCTCGCTTTATCCGCGGGCGGCCATGCACTATCACGCTAAAACCGTCTATACCAATACGCCGACCGCCGGCGCCATGAGGGCCTACGGGGCGCCGCAGGTCATCTTTGCCGTGGAGTGCATCGTTGAAGAGGCGGCCCGTAAAATCGGGATGGATCCGGTGGCCTTTCGAGTGCAAAACGTTGCGCGGCAGGGCGATGCGGATCCGTTAACCGGTGAGCGCTTTGAAAGCTGCGGTCTAATCGAATGCCTCCAAAAGGGCAAAGACCTGATTGACTGGGATAAAAAGCGGGCGGCTTGGCGCAAAAAACAGACCGGGCCGCTGCGGCACGGCCTGGGTGTGGCCTGTTTTAGCTATGCCTCCGGTACCTATCCGGCCTGCCTGGAAATTGCCGGAGCGCGCATCATTCTCAACCAGGATGCCTCTTTGCATATTCAGGTGGGCGCCACCGAAATCGGGCAGGGTCTGGATACGATTGTGGCCCAGATGGCTGCCGAGACGGTAGGTGTGCCATATGCGGTTGTGCATGTGGTCTCCACCCAGGACACGGACGTGGCCCCCTTTGATACCGGCGCTTATGCCTCGCGCCAGGCCTATGTGGCCAGCAACGCCGTGTTCCGGGCGGCGCGAGAGCTAAAAGCCAAAATCCTTGAACACGCCGGCCGGGTAACCGGAATCCTGGGCGGGGAGCTCGACATTCTAAACGGAGATATTGTGGATCGCAAAGACCCCGCACGCAAGGTTATTGCGCTCAAAGAAGTGGCGCTGGACGCTTATTACGACAAGCAGCACGGCGGTCAGTTAACCGCAGATGTCTCTCACAAAACCTGCACCAACGCGCCGACTTTCGGCTGCACCTTTGTTGAAATCGAGGTGGATATACCTTTGTGCAAAGTGGAGATAAAAGAAATTTACAACGTGCATGATTCCGGTGTTATCCTGCACCCCGTGATGGCAAAAGGCCAGGTGCACGGCGGGGTGGCCATGGGCATCGCTGCCGGGCTTTATGAGGAGATGAAGATCGATTCTGAAACCGGCAAGATATACAATAATAATTTTCTGGATTATAAAATACCCACGGTTGTGGATGTGCCGGACATTGGCTGTGAGTTTGTCGAAACCTATGAGCCGTCATCCGGTTACGGCAACAAGGCGTTAGGCGAGCCGCCGATTATTTCACCGCCACCGGCGATTCGCAATGCCATCTATGACGCCACCGGCATTGCCATCAATGAGCTGCCCATGACGCCGCATACGCTGTTTCGGTATTTTAAAAAAGCCGGGTTGATTTGA
- a CDS encoding nucleobase:cation symporter-2 family protein, with product MQNSNNAVDPALEIVYGLNDKPPLGETLFAALQHLLAIIVGIMTPPLIIANVLGFSPEMKAYLISMALFVSGIATFIQVKKIGPVGSGLLSIQGTSFAFLGAIISVGIAAKKSGASQEEIMCMILGVCFVGSFIEMIFSRFIPLLRKIITPLVSGIVVTLIGLSLLKVGITDFGGGKWLLDNKPELFASPTNIFLGALVLCTIIFLNRSQNKFVRMSAIVVGLVLGYVVAAMLGKVNFARLAGMSWLAVPHPFKFGFFQFSWTAFIPIALLYLITTVESIGDLTATSMVSKQPISGDRYFKTISGGILGDGVNSALAALFNSFPNTTFSQNNGVIQLTGVASRKVGYFIALLLVIVGMFPVVGGIFSIIPNSVLGGATIIMFGTVAAAGIKIIASSVINRRGMLIMAISLGTGLGVVFVPQILSKFPDIIQKIFGSAITTGGLTAIFLNIVLPRGGVMDEQVKDEPEPATV from the coding sequence ATGCAAAATTCGAACAATGCCGTCGATCCCGCCCTGGAAATAGTCTACGGGCTGAATGATAAACCACCGTTGGGGGAAACCCTGTTTGCGGCCCTGCAGCATCTGTTGGCCATCATTGTCGGCATCATGACACCACCGCTGATCATTGCCAATGTGCTGGGGTTTTCTCCGGAAATGAAGGCCTATCTGATCAGTATGGCGCTTTTTGTATCCGGCATTGCCACCTTTATTCAGGTTAAAAAAATTGGACCGGTTGGGTCAGGGCTTTTAAGCATTCAGGGCACCAGTTTTGCGTTTTTAGGCGCCATTATATCCGTCGGCATTGCGGCCAAAAAATCGGGTGCCAGCCAGGAAGAGATTATGTGTATGATTTTAGGGGTCTGTTTTGTGGGATCTTTCATTGAAATGATCTTCAGCCGGTTTATTCCCTTGCTGCGTAAAATTATCACCCCGCTGGTAAGCGGCATTGTGGTTACGCTGATTGGTCTGTCCCTGCTAAAAGTCGGCATCACTGATTTCGGCGGCGGTAAATGGCTGCTGGACAACAAACCTGAATTATTTGCCAGCCCGACCAACATTTTCCTGGGAGCCCTTGTCCTGTGTACCATTATTTTCTTAAATCGAAGCCAGAACAAATTTGTTCGTATGAGCGCGATCGTCGTCGGTTTGGTATTGGGCTACGTTGTGGCCGCCATGCTGGGGAAGGTGAACTTTGCAAGGCTGGCCGGTATGAGCTGGCTGGCGGTCCCGCATCCCTTTAAGTTTGGGTTTTTTCAATTTTCATGGACGGCATTTATTCCAATAGCGCTGTTATACCTGATTACAACCGTGGAATCCATTGGCGATTTGACCGCCACCTCGATGGTATCCAAACAACCTATCAGCGGGGACCGATATTTTAAGACCATTTCGGGCGGCATACTGGGCGATGGGGTCAACTCGGCCTTGGCGGCGCTTTTTAATTCTTTTCCAAACACGACCTTCAGTCAAAACAATGGTGTTATTCAACTCACCGGTGTGGCCAGCCGCAAGGTGGGCTATTTTATTGCCCTTTTGCTGGTCATTGTCGGCATGTTTCCTGTGGTGGGCGGTATATTCAGCATTATTCCCAATTCCGTATTGGGTGGTGCGACCATTATTATGTTTGGCACCGTCGCTGCCGCTGGTATTAAAATCATCGCTTCCAGTGTGATCAACCGCCGCGGTATGCTGATCATGGCCATATCGCTGGGTACCGGTTTGGGAGTTGTCTTCGTTCCCCAGATATTGAGTAAATTCCCGGATATTATTCAAAAGATATTTGGCTCGGCAATTACCACCGGCGGCTTGACGGCCATTTTTTTAAATATCGTATTGCCGCGCGGGGGGGTGATGGATGAGCAAGTTAAAGATGAGCCCGAACCTGCAACGGTATAA
- the ygfK gene encoding putative selenate reductase subunit YgfK, giving the protein MSDKFTCCPIGRLLQWILEEEKQGQIFGIRQELFFVPQPGDTFKMQRYGQTLETPIGVAAGPHTQLSQNIISAWLTGARYIELKTIQTLDELEVTKPCIDMTDEGYNCEWSQELKLEQSFDEYLNAWIVLHILKDKFGWGESGSAGFIFNMSVGYNLEGILNANVQQFLDKMADCGAEKSAKIEQLAKIYPRVRDLDIPDRLTDNITISTMHGCPPDEVEKIGRYFVEERKLHTTIKLNPTLLGPEKLRHILNDKLGFEVHVPNLAFEHDLKYEAGVALIQALRTSADKIGVKFNLKLTNTLETTNDHQNLPDSEQMIYMSGRALHPISIHLAERLQAEFDGQLDISFSAGCDCFNVSELLACNLRPVTVCSDILKPGGYGRLSQYIEEISARFEKAGADSINTFITARAQTEDSTRASLINLKTYAAAVVADEAYQKSQFPYENIKTPRKLTAFDCVQAPCVSTCPASQDIPGYMHYTASADYQKALDVILETNPFPNMQGMVCDHLCQYKCTRMNYDGSLLIREIKRFVAQKQDRTGPRKPTAPNGLKVAIIGAGPSGLACAYFLALDGFDVDVYEAKDKPGGMAADGIPSFRLDDDSLKKDIEGIVALGVKIHFGSTINSQRFEQLRSTYQYVYIAVGAQSGLNLGIPGEDAPGVYDQISFLRAVNRNQAPELGKNVVVIGGGNSAMDAARTANRLVGPEGKVSIVYRRTREEMPADLEEVQAALAEGVELIELTAPECLLVEDGRVTSNVCFKMELGQTDASGRPRPIKIEGTEFEIQVDSVISAIGQRVELDFFPDEDLQPDPDTFETQLINVFAGGDAVRGPSTLIKAIADGKRVAETIRQRAAVEFELPAACSDRKPDLKTLQIAQARRMFGPRMPETSTDKRHSFDLVIQTLDEAAAKQEAKRCLQCDLLCNICTTVCPNRANMAYALDPIEFHVCQVVRLGKDIRIEELEKVSITQPFQIINIGDFCNECGNCTTFCPTSGAPYKVKPKFYLTADSFKNEQNGYTFMDGVLKARVDGKLESLSQDADRLIYESSEIRAQLNGKTFKVEDATLLSDANTPIELRHAARMAVLYTALKDLPIFV; this is encoded by the coding sequence ATGAGTGATAAATTCACCTGTTGCCCGATAGGCCGTCTGCTGCAATGGATTCTGGAAGAAGAAAAGCAAGGCCAGATCTTCGGGATTCGTCAAGAGCTTTTCTTTGTGCCCCAACCGGGTGATACCTTTAAAATGCAGCGTTACGGTCAGACGCTGGAGACACCCATCGGGGTGGCTGCAGGCCCGCACACACAGCTTTCACAGAACATCATTAGTGCCTGGCTAACCGGTGCCCGGTATATAGAGCTTAAAACCATCCAGACGCTGGATGAGTTGGAGGTGACCAAACCCTGCATCGATATGACCGATGAGGGCTATAACTGCGAATGGTCCCAGGAACTTAAGCTGGAGCAGTCGTTTGACGAATACCTGAACGCCTGGATTGTTTTGCACATTCTCAAAGATAAATTCGGCTGGGGAGAATCCGGGTCGGCCGGATTTATCTTTAACATGAGCGTCGGCTATAATCTGGAGGGCATCCTCAATGCCAATGTCCAACAGTTTCTGGATAAGATGGCCGACTGTGGTGCCGAGAAAAGCGCCAAAATTGAACAACTGGCAAAGATCTATCCGCGAGTCCGGGATCTAGATATCCCTGACCGACTGACCGATAATATTACCATTTCCACCATGCACGGCTGCCCGCCGGATGAGGTCGAAAAGATCGGTCGCTATTTTGTCGAGGAGCGCAAACTGCACACCACCATCAAGTTGAATCCAACACTGCTGGGGCCCGAAAAGCTACGTCATATCCTGAACGATAAATTGGGCTTTGAAGTCCATGTCCCGAATCTGGCCTTTGAGCATGATCTAAAATATGAGGCCGGTGTTGCATTGATCCAAGCGCTGCGAACCAGCGCTGATAAAATCGGCGTTAAATTTAATCTGAAGTTGACCAATACGCTGGAAACCACCAACGATCATCAGAACCTGCCCGACAGCGAGCAAATGATTTACATGAGCGGTCGCGCGCTGCATCCGATCAGTATCCATCTGGCCGAGCGCCTGCAGGCCGAATTCGACGGTCAGCTGGATATCAGCTTTTCGGCCGGCTGCGATTGCTTCAATGTAAGCGAACTTCTGGCCTGCAATTTGCGCCCGGTAACGGTTTGCTCCGATATCCTAAAGCCCGGCGGATACGGGCGTCTGAGCCAGTATATTGAGGAAATTTCAGCCCGTTTTGAGAAAGCCGGTGCGGATTCGATCAACACCTTTATTACCGCCCGGGCCCAAACTGAGGATTCAACACGGGCATCCTTGATTAATCTTAAAACCTATGCTGCGGCCGTCGTCGCTGATGAGGCCTATCAGAAATCACAGTTTCCCTATGAAAACATTAAGACACCGCGAAAACTGACGGCCTTTGATTGTGTCCAGGCACCGTGTGTCTCCACCTGCCCGGCCAGCCAGGATATTCCCGGTTATATGCACTACACAGCTTCGGCCGACTACCAGAAGGCCCTGGATGTCATTTTGGAAACCAACCCGTTTCCCAACATGCAGGGAATGGTGTGTGATCATTTGTGCCAGTACAAATGCACCCGTATGAATTATGATGGCTCTCTGTTAATCCGGGAGATCAAACGCTTTGTTGCCCAAAAACAGGATCGCACCGGACCGCGCAAACCGACTGCGCCCAATGGGCTCAAAGTTGCCATCATCGGCGCCGGCCCATCCGGGCTGGCCTGTGCATATTTTCTGGCGCTGGACGGTTTTGACGTCGATGTTTACGAAGCCAAGGATAAACCCGGAGGTATGGCAGCTGACGGTATCCCCAGCTTTCGCCTGGATGACGACAGCCTGAAAAAAGACATCGAGGGCATTGTTGCGCTGGGGGTTAAAATTCATTTTGGTTCGACCATAAATTCGCAAAGATTCGAACAACTGAGAAGCACCTATCAATATGTTTACATTGCGGTGGGCGCCCAAAGCGGTTTGAATTTAGGCATTCCCGGTGAAGATGCACCGGGCGTATATGATCAGATCAGTTTTCTAAGGGCGGTTAACCGCAACCAGGCACCGGAGCTGGGCAAAAATGTGGTCGTTATCGGCGGCGGCAATTCGGCCATGGATGCGGCCCGCACCGCCAACCGATTGGTGGGTCCGGAGGGTAAAGTCAGTATTGTTTACCGCCGCACCCGCGAAGAAATGCCGGCGGACCTTGAAGAGGTTCAAGCCGCACTCGCAGAAGGTGTCGAACTGATTGAGCTGACAGCACCGGAATGCCTGCTGGTGGAAGATGGGCGCGTGACATCCAACGTTTGTTTCAAGATGGAACTGGGTCAGACCGATGCCAGCGGCCGGCCGCGGCCAATCAAAATCGAGGGGACTGAATTTGAAATTCAGGTGGACAGTGTGATCTCCGCTATCGGACAGCGGGTCGAGCTGGATTTTTTTCCGGATGAGGATTTGCAACCTGATCCCGACACCTTTGAAACCCAGCTGATCAATGTCTTTGCTGGCGGAGATGCTGTGCGCGGGCCGTCCACCTTAATCAAGGCCATCGCTGACGGCAAGCGGGTCGCTGAGACCATCAGGCAACGGGCAGCCGTCGAATTTGAGCTGCCGGCAGCTTGCAGCGATCGCAAGCCCGATTTGAAAACGCTGCAGATTGCCCAGGCGCGGCGAATGTTCGGCCCTCGGATGCCTGAAACGTCCACCGACAAACGGCATAGCTTTGATTTGGTGATCCAAACCCTGGATGAGGCCGCCGCCAAGCAGGAAGCCAAGCGCTGTTTGCAATGCGATCTGCTGTGTAATATTTGCACCACGGTTTGCCCCAATCGGGCCAATATGGCTTACGCGTTGGATCCGATTGAATTTCATGTTTGCCAGGTCGTGCGCCTTGGCAAAGACATCCGCATCGAAGAATTGGAGAAAGTCAGCATCACCCAGCCGTTTCAGATTATTAACATCGGCGATTTCTGTAACGAATGCGGCAACTGCACCACTTTCTGCCCGACCAGTGGCGCACCGTATAAAGTCAAACCCAAATTTTATTTGACTGCCGACAGTTTTAAAAACGAACAAAACGGCTACACATTTATGGATGGGGTATTGAAAGCCCGAGTGGATGGCAAACTGGAAAGCTTATCCCAGGATGCAGACCGCCTCATTTATGAATCATCGGAGATCAGAGCGCAGCTGAATGGTAAAACGTTTAAGGTTGAAGACGCGACGCTGCTGTCAGATGCAAACACCCCGATTGAGCTGCGCCATGCCGCCCGGATGGCGGTTCTGTATACGGCTTTGAAAGATTTGCCCATATTTGTGTGA
- the ygeW gene encoding knotted carbamoyltransferase YgeW, giving the protein MVKQELLKRIESLKQKNVSGMYLNDFLLTWDKSEDEIAATLQTAEILRALRQQNISSRLFDTGLAISIFRDQSTRTRFSFASACNLLGLAIQDLDEEKSQVAHGETVRETANMISFLAEVIGIRDDIYIGQGHTYMKEVAQAVSQGHQEGVLPQRPTLVNLQCDIDHPTQTMSDVLHLINTFGGPENLKGKKIAMSWAYSPSYGKPLSVPQGIIGLMSRFGMEVVLAHPEGYDLMTDVVGVAQSNSTQFGGSFSQVTSMADAFKDADIVYPKSWAPYSVMEERTRLLQDGDRKGLQALEKRCLEINQQHIDWECTEQLMKTTRQGRALYMHCLPADISGVSCERGEVAASVFERYRVAQYTQASYKPYIIAAMIFLSKFEKPAEKLSELVQNVKRRVHK; this is encoded by the coding sequence ATGGTCAAACAAGAACTTTTGAAAAGGATCGAATCCCTGAAGCAAAAAAATGTCAGCGGGATGTATCTGAACGATTTTCTGCTGACCTGGGATAAATCTGAGGATGAAATTGCCGCCACTTTGCAGACAGCGGAAATATTGCGTGCTTTGCGTCAGCAGAATATCTCCAGCCGTTTATTTGACACCGGTCTGGCCATTTCAATTTTCAGAGACCAATCCACCCGGACCCGCTTTAGTTTTGCCAGCGCCTGTAATTTGCTCGGTCTGGCCATTCAGGATCTAGACGAAGAAAAATCACAGGTTGCCCATGGCGAAACCGTGCGGGAAACGGCAAATATGATTTCATTCCTGGCGGAGGTGATTGGTATTCGAGATGACATTTATATCGGCCAGGGCCACACCTATATGAAAGAGGTGGCCCAGGCGGTCAGTCAGGGACACCAAGAGGGCGTGTTGCCGCAGCGGCCGACTTTGGTCAACCTGCAGTGTGATATTGATCATCCCACCCAGACGATGTCCGATGTGCTTCATCTGATCAACACTTTCGGCGGCCCTGAAAATTTGAAAGGCAAAAAAATCGCTATGTCCTGGGCCTACTCGCCTTCCTATGGCAAACCGCTGTCGGTGCCCCAGGGCATTATCGGCCTGATGAGCCGCTTTGGGATGGAAGTTGTGCTGGCCCATCCCGAAGGCTATGACCTGATGACGGATGTGGTAGGCGTTGCGCAATCAAACAGCACACAATTCGGTGGGTCTTTCAGTCAGGTGACGAGCATGGCGGACGCTTTCAAGGATGCCGACATCGTTTATCCGAAAAGCTGGGCGCCCTATAGCGTTATGGAGGAGCGCACGCGCTTGCTGCAGGACGGCGATCGCAAAGGACTGCAAGCGCTTGAAAAACGCTGCCTGGAGATCAACCAGCAACATATCGATTGGGAATGCACCGAGCAGTTGATGAAAACTACCCGGCAGGGCCGGGCGCTGTATATGCACTGTCTGCCGGCTGATATCAGCGGTGTCAGTTGCGAAAGGGGCGAAGTGGCGGCGTCGGTCTTTGAGCGTTACCGGGTGGCGCAGTACACCCAGGCCAGCTATAAACCATATATTATTGCGGCGATGATTTTTCTGAGTAAATTTGAGAAGCCGGCGGAGAAATTATCCGAGCTGGTTCAAAATGTTAAACGAAGGGTTCATAAGTGA
- a CDS encoding amidohydrolase family protein, which yields MTLYLKDATYIDWKTLAFTATHLAVSPGDDGGIEFIDALPSADDLGADDQILDCRHQLVTRAFGCAHHHIYSALARGMPAPAKIPQNFSEILQYIWWHLDKSLNTDMIEASALVSALYCAKNGATFVIDHHASPFAIDDSLETIARAFDRIGISHLLCYEISDRDGEGSKEKGLQETDSFLSSGRQGHVGLHASFTVGDDLLKRAIDLAHKHDTGLHVHVAEDAVDQDACLKQYNKRVVERYADTGALELSKSIFSHCIHLSEKEKQLLRDSGIYVVQNTESNLNNNVGVTNYRELGDNIILGTDGMHSDMLRSAKAAFLTGQATEGLGMDTVYNRFRKVHDYIRENGFSGDGDNHLVILDYDSPTDINAGNFLGHFVYGIDARHVESVIAGGKLIIENRKLLTMAEDEILAYSREMGRMLWAKMSGDK from the coding sequence ATGACCCTATACCTGAAGGATGCCACCTATATCGATTGGAAGACCCTGGCGTTTACCGCGACTCATTTGGCGGTTTCCCCTGGTGATGACGGCGGTATCGAGTTTATAGATGCGCTGCCGTCAGCAGATGACTTGGGCGCCGATGATCAGATTTTGGATTGTCGACATCAGCTGGTTACCCGGGCATTTGGTTGCGCTCATCATCATATCTATTCCGCTCTGGCCAGAGGGATGCCGGCACCGGCGAAAATTCCCCAAAATTTTTCGGAAATTCTGCAATATATATGGTGGCACCTGGATAAATCCCTTAACACGGATATGATCGAAGCCAGTGCGCTGGTCTCCGCATTGTATTGCGCCAAAAACGGGGCCACCTTTGTGATTGATCATCATGCCTCGCCTTTTGCCATCGATGATTCGCTGGAAACCATCGCCAGGGCATTTGATCGTATCGGCATTTCCCATTTGCTGTGTTATGAGATATCCGACCGGGACGGGGAGGGATCTAAAGAAAAAGGCCTGCAGGAAACCGATTCCTTTCTAAGCTCTGGACGTCAGGGCCATGTCGGCTTGCATGCCTCTTTTACCGTCGGTGATGATTTGCTCAAACGGGCCATCGATCTGGCCCACAAGCATGATACCGGTCTGCATGTGCATGTTGCCGAGGATGCGGTCGATCAGGATGCCTGTTTAAAACAATACAACAAAAGGGTAGTGGAGCGTTATGCGGACACCGGTGCGCTGGAGCTGTCCAAATCGATATTTTCCCATTGCATCCATTTGAGCGAAAAGGAAAAACAACTGCTGCGCGACTCCGGTATTTACGTCGTGCAGAACACCGAAAGTAACTTGAATAACAATGTGGGCGTTACCAATTACCGGGAGCTGGGCGATAACATCATCCTTGGAACTGATGGCATGCACAGCGATATGCTGCGCAGCGCCAAAGCTGCGTTTTTAACCGGTCAGGCGACCGAAGGCCTGGGTATGGACACGGTTTACAACCGCTTTCGAAAGGTACATGATTATATTCGGGAAAACGGATTTAGCGGCGACGGGGACAATCATCTGGTTATCTTAGATTATGATTCGCCCACGGATATCAATGCCGGAAATTTTTTAGGGCACTTTGTCTATGGGATTGATGCCCGCCACGTGGAGAGCGTAATTGCAGGCGGCAAGCTGATAATCGAAAACAGAAAACTGCTGACGATGGCCGAAGACGAAATCTTGGCCTATTCACGGGAGATGGGCCGCATGCTATGGGCGAAAATGAGTGGTGACAAATAA